GAAACGCAAACGCACCGCGAACATGAACTACTCTTAAAACAAACCCCCGTGGAGTCACCGCTTTGTTTCTGACACTCCTGTTCTACGCGGGCGTCGTGATCGGCGAGGCGGCCTGCATCGCCTATGCGATCAACGTCCTGCACGGCTATCCCTGGCGGAGCCGATGGACCGAGGAGATCACGCTCGTCGCCCTGGCCGCCATCGGTCTAGGCTCGCTTGAACTGGCCCGGCGCTACTGGTTCGTCCCCGTCTCCTCCTGGCCGACTTCGGTGGCGGCCCTCGCGGGGGGCTTCTGCCTCATCGGTTTCGTCGGCGTCCCGGCCGCCCAGCTCTCCCGGTCGCTTCGGTCGAGGTTCGTCGGCGTGATCCCCAGCGAGCGCCGAGAGGAGCTTCAGGATCTGCCCAGAGAGGAGTTCATCGGCGACGGCCATCACGCCTGGCTGCTCCGGCTCCCCGGCAATCGATCGCTCGACCTGGAGGCCCACGACTTCTCGGTGGCGTTCCCGCAGCTTCCCGACGAGATGAACGGGCTCTCGGTCCTCCACCTGACCGACCTCCATTTCTCACGCGCGTACGACCGCCGCTACTTCCAGGCCGTGTGCGAAGCCGCGGCCGACATGCCGTCGGATATCGTGCTCGTCACGGGGGACATGGTCGACGACCCGGCGTGCATCGAGTGGATCGCGCCGCTGCTGAAGGACCTTCCCGGTCCGCTGGGGAAGTTCGCCATCCTGGGAAACCACGACCACTTCCACGACTCGGAATTAATCGCCGCTGCGCTGACCGAGGCCGGTTTCCGGGTGCTCGACGGCGAAACGACGCTCGTGGACGTCGAGGGCCGTCGCCTGGCCGTGGGCGGAACGTGCGCTCCCTGGGGCCCACCGATCCCCGACGACGCCGTCCCCTCGGCCGACTTCTCCCTGTTGATGAGCCACACGCCCGACCAGGTCTACAAGTCGGCGAAGCAGGGGTGGGATTTCATCCTCACCGGCCACAACCACGGCGGCCAGATCCGATTTCCGCTGATCGGCCCCTTGCTGATGCCCAGCGTCTACAGCCGGCGGTTCGACCGCGGCTTCTTCCGCATCCGACCCTCGTTGATGTACGTCAGCCAGGGGATCGGCGCCAAGCATCCCATCCGCTACGGCTGCGTCCCGGAAATCACCCGGTTCACCCTGGTCCGGTCTGAGGCGACTGCTCGCCGCGACCTGGCCGCCTCCAGCGGCGCGACGAAGGCGTCTTCATGCTCTCCGACGTGACAACGCGCCGACCTTGACGGCCGTCAGAACTGTTCGGCCCCGATGACCGGGCGTCGATAACGCCCATTCGTCATGTAGCCTGGCGTACGGCGTGGGTTGGGTCTACATTAAGGCAATTCTCCGTCGGACAGCCCCATAGGTAACCGACCCGTGAAGATGCCCCGTGTGCGGTTCACACTGCGGTCGATGATGGCCGCAGTGGCAGCCATAGCGGGCCTACTCGCCCTGCCGACCTGGCTGCAGCAATTCGTTGCTGTGGTCTCACTGCCATGTCTCGCCATCTTCTCGGCATGCCGCCTCGTAGCGAAACGCCGCCGACGGCTCGCTGCGGTCTGCTTCTGGACACTCGCGATCCTGGCCAATGTCCTCTTCGCGGTCATCTCGGTTTATCCCGGGATGATCTCCGTGCTCCTCCTGCTCGCCTGGTGCGTGATCTTCCTGCCCACGCTCGCCGGTTTTGGGGTCGCGTGGGCCGTGGCGGCGACCCCGGAGGCAGCGGCCCAGCAGTCGCCACGACGAGGCGCCTGGGCGTGGGTCGTCGCCCTCTCGGTGATGCCGGGCATCACCGCCTGGACCGCCTGGCCCTTTCACCTGGCGTTCCTGTCAGCCAGGGCCAGCCTCGAGCAGCTCGCAGACCAGGTCGAGGCTGGTCAGGCCATCTCGTTCCCACAGAGTCTAGGGCCGTTCGAAATCGTGGCCTCGAGAATCGACGCCAGGACAGGAGGCATCGCCCTTTTGACCGACCCGAACCCGAGCGGCCCCAGTGGTTTCGTCCGCCACAAGGGCCTACTCATCGACGCCTACCGCTTCAACTGCTATGCCCCCATCCGAGGCGATTGGTGGCACGTCGGGCTCGGCGACGGCTGGTGCTACCATGAGGAGGACTGAACCCGTCCTGTAGCTGGAACAGCCGAGATGATGAGATGATGCGGTAGGTACAACTCAGGATCAAGAAATACGGCACGATCGAGCCCTCGACCCCATTCAATCGTGTCGTCGCAGCAGCGACGCCCACGCCCCCGGACTGACGCGGGAGTAGAACCGGCCGTCGGCCTGGACGACTTCGAGGGGGCAGCGGTAGACGGCCGAGAGCAGGTCCGACCGCAGCACGTCCTCGGGCTTCCCCTGGACGGCGACGCGCCCCTCGTCGAGGACGAGGACGTGCGAGACGGCCGGCGGCAGCTCTTCCAGGTGGTGAGTGATCAGGACGACGGTCGGCGCGTCGTCCTCGTCGTGGAGCGACTGGATCGTCGCCAGCACCTGCTCGCGGGCCAGCAGGTCGAGGCCCGACGTCGGCTCGTCGAGGAGCAAGAGCCGGGGTTTCCGCACCATCGCGCGGGCCATCAGGCAGCGAATGTGCTCTCCGCTGCTGAGGTTCTGGTAGGGGGTTTTCATCGACCCCGAAAGACCGACGGTCTCCAGCAACCGCTTCGCCTCGCGACGGACCTCGTCCGACGTCTCCTGATAGAGCCCGACCGTACCGAAGGCCCCGGTGACCGCGACGTCGAAGGCCGTCATCTCAGGATCGGGCTCGGCGAGTCCCGTCGGCTGGACCAGGCGGAGGTCTTCGCGAAGCTCGTGGAGGTTCACCTCGCCGAAGGTCTCGCCTAGCACGGAGACCTCGCCGTCGGTCGGCCAGAGGTAGCCGGAGATGACCCGAGTGAGCGTGCTCTTGCCACTGCCGTTGGGCCCCAGCACGGCCACGCACGCGCCGGCGGGAACCTCCCAGTCGACGTCCTTCAGAATCCAACGGCCCGTGCGATAGACGCCGACGTTTTGGGCCCGAATGGCGAGGGCAGGGGAGGGTTGGTCATCGTGGGCGGGGCGTGTCATGGCGGGACTCGATCGAGCGGGATGAGGACATCAGGAGACTCATCGCTCGCCTGCACCAGAACGAACGCCCAGGGTGCCATGGCCACGCTTGCGTGGCCATGTGATTGGCGACGGTCGTGCGACAGTCCGACAGCGGTTCATGGCCACGCAAGCGTGGCCACGGTACCCGAGTTCGACCGACGACTTCTGGTGGGCTCTCTTGGCGTGGAGCGAGGAGTCTCAAAACGAACCCGCGCGCCGGAGGCCGGCGCGCGGGTGGTTGGTGGATTATAGACGATCGAGCGAACGTCGAGGTTCGGCCGACTTCAGAAGGTCGGGATGTCGACGCGGCTGCCGCCGTTCATGGCCGACTCGTGGGCGCAGAGGCCGACCATCGTCCAGTTGGCGGAGGTCTCAGCGTCCGGGAGGGCGGCGCGGTTGCCCTTCACGGCCTCGAGGAACGCGTGCACGAGATGCGGGTGGGATCCGCCGTGCCCGCCTCCCTGGAGGAACGAAAGGTGGTCGGCGTCCTGGATGGCGGCCGGCTGGGTGAATTTCTGGATCCCTTCCGGAAGCCGAGAGGCGTAATCCGGCACCGTGACCCGCTTGGCGATCTCCGGCTCGGTGAGCGGGGCCTGCGGGGTGCTCTTGGTGTGGATGACGGGGTCCTCGCCCTCGACCTGCTGCCACTCGAACGACTTCTTGCTGCCGGTGGCGTCGAAGCTCTCGCGATACTGGCGGGCCGTGTCAAAGAGGCTGCGGGTGACCTCGGCGACGACGTCACTGTCCTTGATCTTGAACGTGGCCGTCTCGATGGCGAACGGGCTGTTGTACTTGGCGATCAGGTCGTCGCTGATCCGGCCGGAGCCGTGGCAGACGACGCTCTCCGCGTGTTTGCCCAGGAGCGCCAGGCAGGGGCTGACGCAGTGGGTGGCGTACCACATCGGCGGCAGGCCGGGCCAGTACTCGGGCCAGCCGTCCATGTCCTGCTGGTGGCTGCCGCGGAGGAACTGGAGCCGGCCGAGTTCGCCCTTGCGGTAGAGGTCCTCGACGAAGAGATACTCGCGGCTGTAGACGACGGTCTCCATCATCATGTAGACCTTGCCGCTGGACCGCTGAGCGTCGACGACCTTCTTGCAGTCCTCGATGCTCGTGGCCATGGGCACGGTGCAGGCGACGTGCTTGCCGGCGTTGAGGGCCTCGATCGACATCCAGGCGTGGTCGGGGATCGGCGAGTTGATGTGAACGACGTCGACGTCCGGGTCCTTGAGCAGCTCGCGATAATCCTGGTAGCGGGCCTTGATGCCGTAACGCTCGCCGACTTCGTCGAGCCCCTTCTTGTCGCGACGGCAGACGGCGTACATCTCCGCGCCGGGGTAGTTTTGATAGATCGGGATGAACTCGGCGCCAAAGCCGAGGCCGATAATCGCCACGCGGATGGGCTTTTCGCTCGCCATCGTCTGAACGTCCCCTGGTTGTCGTCGCGTTCGACCCTGTCGAGAATGGACTCCGAACGGAGTAACGTGCAGGATAGTGGGGCCGGAAGTTGAAGGCAAGCGTACCGCGAGGTTTGATCGACATGGCCGAGTTCTCTGAGTCCCGTCCCGTCCGCGTGGCCTTCATCGGCGTCGGCGCCGTGACCGCCTACCACCACCTGCCGGGCCTCCGGCTCGACCCCCGCGCCAAGCTGGTCGCCATTTGCGACGCCGACCCCGCGCTCCTGGAGCGTCGGAAGTCCGAGTGGGGCGTCGAGCACGCCACGACCGACGCCATCGCCCTCTGCGCGGACGACCGGATCGACGCCGTCGTGATCGCCACCCCCAACGACACTCACCGGCCGATCGCCGTCGCCGCCGCCGAGGCCGGCAAGCACGTCATGGCCGAGAAGCCGCTGGGCCTGAACGCCCGCGAGGTCGGCGACATGTACGAGGCCGCCCGCGACGCCTCGGTCGTTCACATGACGGCCTTTACTTACCGCTTCGCCCCGGCCATGCGGTACATCCGGAGCCTGGTCAAGTCGGGCTCGCTCGGCGAGCCCCGGCACTTCCGGTCGCAGCGGTTCCTGGACTGGCCCGAGACCAGTTGGGGATGGCGGCAGTACAAGGAGCGAGCCGGCGCGGGCGACCTCTTCGACATGACCATCCACCGGATCGACTTCGCCATCGACCTGATCGGCCCGATCGCCAGCGTCTGCGGAGCCGTCGCCCAGTTCGCCCCGCGCGACCGGACGGTCGACGGCAAGAGCTGCCCGCCGTCGACCGTCGACGACTGGTCGTCGATCATCGGCGAGTTCTCTTGCGGAGCGACCGGCGTCTGGGAAGGGACGACGCTGGCGAAGGGCTACCACCGCGACGGCTTCGGCCACGAATGGGCCGAGATCAACGGCTCCGAAGGCTCGGTCGTCTACCGACTGCACGAGCCCAACGTCGTCCTCCTGGGCAAGACCGGCCAGGACCTGGCGCCCGTCGAGGTTCCAGCTGAGTTCCTCAAGCCCGCCGGCAGCCCGCGCGACCCCTCCGAGGGAGCGCCCGCGACCGTCTTCCGGTATGATCTGATGTGGGAGTTCATCTCGGCGATCGTCGAGAACCGCCCCGCCGTACCGAGCTTCCACGATGGTCTCAACGCCCAGATCGTCGCCGACGCCGTCCTCGACTCCCACCGCCGCCGGACCTGGGTGGAGACGCCGATCGCGCCGGCGTGAGCATCGACCGATCGGCTGGAGGATCAAGCATCATGACTCCGACGACGCTGGAGCAAGCCCCGGCGAATCCCGCCGCCGACGGCGAACACTCCCCCGAGACGATGTTAGTCGTTCCCGAGGGGGTTCGGTTGATCATCGGCCTGGAGGACTTCGAGCGCCTTTGCCAGGTCCCGGAGAACCGGGACCTGAGGTTGGAACGCGAGTCGGACGGAGGCTTGATCGTCATGGCGCCCGCGGGGATGGAGGGAAGTTGGCGGAATGGGAATCTCTTCGGCCAGCTCTGGAACTGGAACCGGGAGAACGGCCTCGGTCGGATGTTTGAATCGTCCGGCGGCATGACGTTCCCGAACACCGCCGTCCGCGCGCCCGACGTCTCCTGGATCGCCAGCCCCCGCTGGGAAGCGCTCTCCGAGGACGACCGCCGTCGGTTCACCCACGTCGTCCCCGACTTCGTCGCCGAGTTGCACTCCCCGAGCGACTCCCTGACGAAGGCTCGCGCCAAGATGGCCGAATATATTGCCCAGGGCGTTCGGTTGGGATGGTTGATCGATCCGTCCTCACAAACCGTCGAGATCTACCGCCCCGGCCGCGAGCCCGAGACGCTGACGAAGCCCGCCACGCTCTCCGGTGAGGACGTCATGCCAGGCCTGGTCCTGGATTTGAAGGGGATTCTGTTCGATTGACCGCGGCGCGGCCTGAGTCCTCGAGGAGAACCAGGCCCTTCTGTCTTCTTCGACACCCAGGCTCTCCCGTTGAAGTACGCCCCCATCCGTCGCCAGATACTGATCCCGATCGTCGCCATCCAGACGGCGACGATCGCGGCGACGACGGCGGCCGGGGTGTGGCTGACGGCGGCTCGAGGGGAGCGACGGGACGTGGAGCGGCTCTCGGCGGTGATCGAGGTGCTCGACGGCACCACGTTCCCGCCGACCTCCCGCGTGCTGGAGCAGATGCACGGGCTGTCGGGGGCTCACTTCATCCTCGGCGATGCGACGGGACGGGTGCTCGCATCGAGCGACGAAGCCCTGGGCCGCGCCACGCCCTCCGGGGCGAACGTCCCCGACTTCCGCCGTCCCGACTTCCGCTCCTGGCGACAGTGGCCGACGCTCGCGATCGCCGGCCAGCGATACTTCGCGGCGAGGATTCGAGCCCCGCTCGCGGGGAGCGCCGGCGGGGCCTCGCTGCTGGTGCTCTATCCCGAATCGAGCTGGCGGTCGGCCCTGTGGGACGTGGCCGCCGCGCCGATCGCCCTCGGCCTGGCGGCCGTCGCGCTGACCGCCCAGGCGACCCGGTGGTTCGCCGAGCGGATCGCCCGCCGCGTCCACCGGCTGCGGGGACAGGTCGCGCGGATCGCCGACGGCGACTTCACCGAGATCGACCCTGAAGCCGGCGCCGATGAGATCGCCGACCTGATCGAATCGGTCAACCAGATGAGCCGCCAGCTTCGCGAGATGCGCCGGACGATCGCCCAGGCCGAGCGCACGCAACTGCTGGCCCAACTGGCGGCGGGCTTCGCGCATCAGTTGCGGAATACGCTCACCGGCGCGCGGCTGGGCGTGCAACTCCACGGCAAGCGTTGCGGGGCGACCGGTCGCGATACCAGCCTGGGCGTGGCGGTTCGTCAGCTTGAGTTGGCCGAGGAGCAGGTGCAGGGGCTCCTGACGGTGGGCCGTCTGGAGCAAAGGCCCAACCGCCCCTGCGACCTCGCCGCCCTCGTGCGGGACGTCGCCGGACTGTTGGAGCCGACGAGCCGCCACGCGCGCGTCGACCTCGAAGTCGAGACGCCGGCCGATCCGATCGTCGCCAGCGTCGACGAGCCGAGCGTCCGCGCCGCGGTGCTCAACCTCGGTTGGAACGCCCTGGAAGCGGCCGGCCCCGGTGGTCGGGTTTGCTTCCGATTGATTGCCGACGCGGATTCGATCATGATCGAAGTCGGCGACGACGGCCCGGGACCGCCCGAGGAACTCGCATCGGCGATCTTCGACCCGTTCGTGACGGGCAAGCCGGAAGGCGTCGGCCTTGGCCTGGCGCTCGCGCGGCGGGTCGCGGAGTCTCACCGGGGCGAGTTGGCCTGGCGCCGGGAAGAGGGCTGGACCCGATTCCGCCTGACGACCCCCCGCCCGAACGACGAGCCGACGGAGGCGAGGAACGCCGATGAGCCGCGTCCTGATCGTTGACGACGAGGCCAGCATCTGCTGGGCCTTCGGCGAGTACCTGGGTGATCTCGGCCACGACGTCGCCGTCGCATCCTCAGCCGAGGAAGGGCTCGACGCCGCCCGAGCCAATCCTTTCGACGCCGTGGTTCTGGACGTCCGCCTCCCCGGCATGGACGGCCTCTCCGCGATGGGCGCCTTCCGCGAACGCCTGGGCGCCGCGCCCATCATCGTCGTCACCGCCTTCGGCAGCCTGGACACGGCCGTCAAGGCGATGGAGGCCGGGGCGTTCGATTACCTGGTAAAACCCT
The Paludisphaera rhizosphaerae genome window above contains:
- a CDS encoding Uma2 family endonuclease → MTPTTLEQAPANPAADGEHSPETMLVVPEGVRLIIGLEDFERLCQVPENRDLRLERESDGGLIVMAPAGMEGSWRNGNLFGQLWNWNRENGLGRMFESSGGMTFPNTAVRAPDVSWIASPRWEALSEDDRRRFTHVVPDFVAELHSPSDSLTKARAKMAEYIAQGVRLGWLIDPSSQTVEIYRPGREPETLTKPATLSGEDVMPGLVLDLKGILFD
- a CDS encoding Gfo/Idh/MocA family protein; amino-acid sequence: MAEFSESRPVRVAFIGVGAVTAYHHLPGLRLDPRAKLVAICDADPALLERRKSEWGVEHATTDAIALCADDRIDAVVIATPNDTHRPIAVAAAEAGKHVMAEKPLGLNAREVGDMYEAARDASVVHMTAFTYRFAPAMRYIRSLVKSGSLGEPRHFRSQRFLDWPETSWGWRQYKERAGAGDLFDMTIHRIDFAIDLIGPIASVCGAVAQFAPRDRTVDGKSCPPSTVDDWSSIIGEFSCGATGVWEGTTLAKGYHRDGFGHEWAEINGSEGSVVYRLHEPNVVLLGKTGQDLAPVEVPAEFLKPAGSPRDPSEGAPATVFRYDLMWEFISAIVENRPAVPSFHDGLNAQIVADAVLDSHRRRTWVETPIAPA
- a CDS encoding ABC transporter ATP-binding protein gives rise to the protein MTRPAHDDQPSPALAIRAQNVGVYRTGRWILKDVDWEVPAGACVAVLGPNGSGKSTLTRVISGYLWPTDGEVSVLGETFGEVNLHELREDLRLVQPTGLAEPDPEMTAFDVAVTGAFGTVGLYQETSDEVRREAKRLLETVGLSGSMKTPYQNLSSGEHIRCLMARAMVRKPRLLLLDEPTSGLDLLAREQVLATIQSLHDEDDAPTVVLITHHLEELPPAVSHVLVLDEGRVAVQGKPEDVLRSDLLSAVYRCPLEVVQADGRFYSRVSPGAWASLLRRHD
- a CDS encoding sensor histidine kinase; amino-acid sequence: MKYAPIRRQILIPIVAIQTATIAATTAAGVWLTAARGERRDVERLSAVIEVLDGTTFPPTSRVLEQMHGLSGAHFILGDATGRVLASSDEALGRATPSGANVPDFRRPDFRSWRQWPTLAIAGQRYFAARIRAPLAGSAGGASLLVLYPESSWRSALWDVAAAPIALGLAAVALTAQATRWFAERIARRVHRLRGQVARIADGDFTEIDPEAGADEIADLIESVNQMSRQLREMRRTIAQAERTQLLAQLAAGFAHQLRNTLTGARLGVQLHGKRCGATGRDTSLGVAVRQLELAEEQVQGLLTVGRLEQRPNRPCDLAALVRDVAGLLEPTSRHARVDLEVETPADPIVASVDEPSVRAAVLNLGWNALEAAGPGGRVCFRLIADADSIMIEVGDDGPGPPEELASAIFDPFVTGKPEGVGLGLALARRVAESHRGELAWRREEGWTRFRLTTPRPNDEPTEARNADEPRPDR
- a CDS encoding metallophosphoesterase, with product MFLTLLFYAGVVIGEAACIAYAINVLHGYPWRSRWTEEITLVALAAIGLGSLELARRYWFVPVSSWPTSVAALAGGFCLIGFVGVPAAQLSRSLRSRFVGVIPSERREELQDLPREEFIGDGHHAWLLRLPGNRSLDLEAHDFSVAFPQLPDEMNGLSVLHLTDLHFSRAYDRRYFQAVCEAAADMPSDIVLVTGDMVDDPACIEWIAPLLKDLPGPLGKFAILGNHDHFHDSELIAAALTEAGFRVLDGETTLVDVEGRRLAVGGTCAPWGPPIPDDAVPSADFSLLMSHTPDQVYKSAKQGWDFILTGHNHGGQIRFPLIGPLLMPSVYSRRFDRGFFRIRPSLMYVSQGIGAKHPIRYGCVPEITRFTLVRSEATARRDLAASSGATKASSCSPT
- a CDS encoding Gfo/Idh/MocA family protein, producing MASEKPIRVAIIGLGFGAEFIPIYQNYPGAEMYAVCRRDKKGLDEVGERYGIKARYQDYRELLKDPDVDVVHINSPIPDHAWMSIEALNAGKHVACTVPMATSIEDCKKVVDAQRSSGKVYMMMETVVYSREYLFVEDLYRKGELGRLQFLRGSHQQDMDGWPEYWPGLPPMWYATHCVSPCLALLGKHAESVVCHGSGRISDDLIAKYNSPFAIETATFKIKDSDVVAEVTRSLFDTARQYRESFDATGSKKSFEWQQVEGEDPVIHTKSTPQAPLTEPEIAKRVTVPDYASRLPEGIQKFTQPAAIQDADHLSFLQGGGHGGSHPHLVHAFLEAVKGNRAALPDAETSANWTMVGLCAHESAMNGGSRVDIPTF